In a single window of the Methanobacterium alcaliphilum genome:
- the cofH gene encoding 5-amino-6-(D-ribitylamino)uracil--L-tyrosine 4-hydroxyphenyl transferase CofH encodes MDDIYERSLAGDITKKDALMLIESNPFQLFDVADKLRKEIVGDEVTFVVNRNIDITDQCMIKCEFCSFRNSIGYEMNIDEILESVKEAKEFGASEICLFGGIMPHMTVEYFCEIISGIKNNFDIELHTLSPVEVFHAAKASNMSTRDALKAFKKAGLGTMTGASAEILVDSVRAQICPKKVSTDEWVQIITEAHEVGIKTTSTIMYGTVETWEDRIDHLMILRDIQRKTGGFTELVPMTFLSDNNKAGQKTSGVSGMEDLKLHAMARIILGRDIPNIQASWIKIGTRMAQVALNCGANDLGGTMMEDKISIAAGASHGEHLPREGMIDIIKGIDRIPVERNTLYERV; translated from the coding sequence ATGGATGACATATATGAACGTTCACTTGCTGGTGATATAACAAAAAAAGATGCATTGATGCTAATTGAATCAAATCCGTTCCAACTATTCGATGTTGCAGATAAATTACGCAAAGAAATAGTGGGTGATGAAGTAACCTTTGTTGTCAACAGAAACATAGACATAACAGACCAGTGTATGATCAAATGTGAATTTTGCTCATTTAGAAATAGTATTGGGTATGAGATGAACATTGATGAAATCTTAGAAAGTGTCAAAGAAGCCAAAGAATTTGGTGCCTCTGAAATATGCTTGTTTGGAGGTATCATGCCCCATATGACAGTTGAATATTTCTGTGAAATTATCAGTGGCATTAAAAATAACTTTGATATTGAACTGCACACTCTTTCACCAGTAGAAGTATTCCATGCTGCTAAGGCTTCAAACATGAGTACTCGAGATGCACTAAAAGCATTTAAAAAAGCAGGTTTAGGAACCATGACTGGTGCATCTGCTGAAATTCTTGTGGACTCTGTAAGGGCCCAAATATGTCCTAAAAAAGTTTCAACTGACGAATGGGTTCAGATTATAACTGAGGCACATGAGGTTGGGATAAAAACTACATCCACTATTATGTATGGTACAGTGGAAACATGGGAAGATCGAATTGATCACTTGATGATATTAAGAGATATCCAGCGTAAAACTGGTGGATTCACTGAACTGGTCCCTATGACATTTTTAAGTGATAATAATAAAGCAGGCCAAAAAACTTCGGGAGTAAGTGGTATGGAAGATTTAAAACTACATGCAATGGCCCGTATAATCTTAGGTAGAGATATTCCAAATATACAAGCCTCATGGATAAAAATAGGTACTCGTATGGCTCAAGTAGCATTAAATTGTGGGGCCAATGATTTAGGTGGTACTATGATGGAAGATAAGATATCTATAGCGGCTGGCGCATCTCATGGTGAACATTTACCGCGTGAGGGAATGATAGATATTATTAAAGGCATTGACCGTATTCCTGTTGAGAGAAATACGCTTTATGAACGGGTTTAA